The Quadrisphaera setariae genome includes a window with the following:
- a CDS encoding hemolysin family protein, whose product MTELLLLLTAAALVVACGGFVAAEFSLLTVDRATVERDAEGGDRRAAGTLDALRNLSTQLSGAQVGITITNLAIGYLAEPAIGRLIAPVLADVGITGGTATAVSVALALALSTLGTMVFGELVPKNLAISLPYATAYAVQGFSRGFARAMAWPIRLLNGMANALLRGLFRTEPQEELASARSADELLSLVRRSAEQGTLEEETAALVQRSLAFSGRRAADVMTPRIRVRTLSADDDLTELVAAVHDSGRSRFPVTGSDQDDVLGVVHARQALLVPPEEATGVLLRDVVEAPALVPETLELDELLDQLKGSPLQLAVVVDEYGGFAGVVTFEDLVEEIVGEVVDEHDVVTSTVREDGEGGWLLSGLLRPDEVAARTGVQLPEHPDYETVAGLVLRELGRLPGVGEHARVVVTTAEVDDDGLPVERPAELRVEARDGLRLDVVHLRLREPGDDGDGGAGGTAGADGTGRSSRDGAGDEEGHR is encoded by the coding sequence GTGACAGAGCTGCTCCTCCTGCTCACCGCCGCTGCGCTCGTCGTGGCCTGCGGAGGCTTCGTCGCCGCCGAGTTCTCCCTCCTGACCGTCGACAGGGCGACCGTCGAGCGCGACGCGGAGGGCGGTGACCGCCGCGCGGCGGGCACGCTCGACGCGCTGCGCAACCTCTCGACGCAGCTGTCGGGAGCGCAGGTCGGCATCACCATCACCAACCTCGCCATCGGCTACCTCGCGGAACCGGCCATCGGCAGGCTCATCGCGCCGGTGCTCGCCGACGTCGGCATCACCGGAGGCACGGCGACGGCGGTCTCCGTGGCCCTCGCTCTGGCCCTCTCGACGCTGGGCACCATGGTCTTCGGCGAGCTGGTGCCCAAGAACCTCGCCATCTCGCTGCCCTACGCCACCGCCTACGCGGTGCAGGGCTTCAGCCGCGGCTTCGCACGGGCCATGGCCTGGCCGATCCGGCTGCTCAACGGCATGGCCAACGCGCTGCTGCGGGGCCTGTTCCGCACCGAGCCGCAGGAGGAGCTGGCGTCGGCGCGCTCCGCCGACGAGCTGCTCTCCCTGGTCCGGAGGTCCGCGGAGCAGGGGACGCTGGAGGAGGAGACCGCCGCCCTGGTGCAGCGCTCGCTGGCGTTCTCGGGCCGGCGCGCCGCCGACGTGATGACGCCGCGGATCCGGGTGCGCACCCTGTCCGCCGACGACGACCTCACCGAGCTGGTCGCGGCCGTCCACGACTCCGGCCGCTCGCGCTTCCCGGTGACCGGCTCCGACCAGGACGACGTGCTGGGCGTGGTGCACGCCCGCCAGGCGCTGCTGGTGCCTCCCGAGGAGGCGACGGGCGTGCTGCTGCGCGACGTGGTGGAGGCGCCGGCGCTGGTGCCGGAGACCCTCGAGCTGGACGAGCTGCTCGACCAGCTCAAGGGCTCCCCCCTGCAGCTGGCCGTGGTGGTGGACGAGTACGGGGGCTTCGCGGGCGTGGTCACCTTCGAGGACCTGGTGGAGGAGATCGTCGGCGAGGTGGTCGACGAGCACGACGTCGTCACCTCGACCGTGCGCGAGGACGGCGAGGGCGGGTGGCTGCTGTCCGGGCTGCTGCGTCCCGACGAGGTGGCTGCCCGCACCGGTGTGCAGCTGCCCGAGCACCCCGACTACGAGACCGTCGCCGGCCTCGTGCTGCGCGAGCTGGGCCGCCTGCCCGGTGTGGGCGAGCACGCGCGGGTGGTGGTGACCACCGCCGAGGTCGACGACGACGGGCTGCCCGTGGAGCGCCCCGCGGAGCTGCGCGTGGAGGCGCGCGACGGGCTGCGGCTCGACGTCGTGCACCTGCGGCTGCGCGAGCCCGGCGACGACGGTGACGGCGGAGCGGGCGGGACCGCCGGGGCCGACGGGACCGGCCGCTCCTCCCGTGACGGGGCCGGCGACGAGGAGGGGCACCGGTGA
- a CDS encoding hemolysin family protein has translation MSDGLAIGLAVVLLALNAFFVGAEFAVISARRSSVELLAAGGSRAARTTLRAMEDVTSMLSCAQLGITLCSLGLGAVGEPAVAHQLEPLFEAAGLPEALVHPVAFAIALALVVTAHVVLGEVVPKNLALAGPDRAALVLAPPLRALSMVLRPVIAVSNWIANHVLRLFKVEPKAEVASAFTREEVAGLVAEARSEGLLEEDVEELATAALGFADRTAAAVLLPLGSLATLPRGATVAQVQDAAARTGFSRFPIDDGAGGLAGYVHVKDVLTLDPQARAAQVPSRYVRALATVSDGDALRPVLRRMQETGAHLARVEDSGGALLGVAALEDVLEELVGEVRADAAASVTGVPRGPR, from the coding sequence GTGAGCGACGGACTGGCCATCGGCCTCGCCGTGGTGCTGCTGGCCCTCAACGCCTTCTTCGTGGGGGCCGAGTTCGCCGTGATCTCCGCGCGCCGCTCCTCCGTGGAGCTGCTGGCCGCCGGCGGCAGCCGCGCGGCGCGCACCACCCTGCGCGCCATGGAGGACGTCACCTCCATGCTCTCGTGCGCCCAGCTGGGCATCACGCTGTGCTCGCTGGGCCTGGGCGCCGTCGGCGAGCCGGCCGTGGCCCACCAGCTCGAGCCGCTGTTCGAGGCCGCGGGCCTCCCGGAGGCCCTGGTGCACCCGGTGGCCTTCGCCATCGCGCTGGCCCTGGTGGTCACGGCGCACGTGGTGCTCGGCGAGGTGGTGCCCAAGAACCTGGCGCTGGCCGGTCCCGACCGCGCGGCGCTGGTGCTGGCGCCGCCGCTGCGCGCGCTGTCGATGGTGCTGCGCCCCGTCATCGCCGTCTCCAACTGGATCGCCAACCACGTGCTGCGGCTGTTCAAGGTGGAGCCGAAGGCCGAGGTGGCCAGCGCCTTCACCCGCGAGGAGGTGGCGGGCCTGGTGGCCGAGGCCCGCTCGGAGGGGCTGCTGGAGGAGGACGTCGAGGAGCTCGCGACCGCCGCCCTCGGCTTCGCCGACCGCACCGCAGCGGCGGTGCTGCTGCCGCTGGGCTCGCTGGCCACGCTCCCCCGCGGCGCCACCGTGGCGCAGGTGCAGGACGCCGCTGCCCGCACGGGCTTCTCCCGCTTCCCGATCGACGACGGCGCGGGCGGGCTGGCCGGGTACGTGCACGTCAAGGACGTGCTCACGCTCGACCCGCAGGCCCGGGCCGCGCAGGTGCCCTCCCGCTACGTGCGGGCCCTGGCGACCGTCTCCGACGGCGACGCGCTGCGCCCCGTGCTGCGGCGCATGCAGGAGACCGGAGCGCACCTCGCCCGGGTGGAGGACTCCGGCGGCGCGCTGCTGGGGGTCGCCGCGCTGGAGGACGTGCTCGAGGAGCTGGTCGGGGAGGTGCGGGCGGACGCCGCGGCGTCCGTCACAGGCGTCCCACGCGGCCCGCGCTGA
- a CDS encoding alpha-amylase family protein, with product MVQVAGSRDGAAGGFVEDVAGDLLADLGDERRELFSLRVERWWPDLRAGLAAVHRPEVADQLERRLLRAAASAYAEREPELHRLDQARTLRPDWFQEPSMLGYAAYTERYAGDLRGVQGRLDHLRELGVTYLHLMPVLQPREGDSDGGYAVADYRSVRPDLGDVDDLRELARALRAQGTSLVLDLVLNHVAREHEWARRAREGDPRYRAYFHVHPDRAVPDAYERTLPEVFPDFAPGNFTWDEELEGWVWTTFNSFQWDVDWSNPDVLVEYAEIVLFLANLGVEVLRLDAIAFIWKRLGTDCQNQPEVHSLTQVLRALTRVACPGVLLKAEAIVSPQQLVAYLGQGEHHGRVSDLAYHNTLMVQFWSMIASQDARLAAHALRSLPAAPTSAAWITYVRCHDDIGWAVSDEDAAAVGLNGFDHRAFLSDWFSGAFPGSTARGLVFQENPVTRDRRISGSAAALTGLVDAQVAGDRAGVEAGIAKVLLGHALVMGWGGIPVIWMGDELGLRGDDAWASEPGHESDNRWAHRPWMDEGALAARHDEATVPGRLFAGVRHLAQARARLPHLHASVPSQVLEVHDPGVLPVLRRHPVGDLLCLYNTTDGWRHYPGWRLAELGLDGARDALTGRPAHVGDDGNVWLAPWSAAWLHRA from the coding sequence GTGGTGCAGGTGGCCGGCTCCAGGGACGGGGCAGCCGGGGGGTTCGTCGAGGACGTCGCGGGTGACCTCCTCGCAGACCTGGGCGACGAGCGGCGCGAGCTGTTCTCCCTGCGCGTCGAGCGCTGGTGGCCCGACCTGCGCGCCGGTCTGGCGGCCGTGCACCGCCCGGAGGTCGCGGACCAGCTCGAGCGCCGCCTGCTGCGCGCGGCGGCCTCCGCCTACGCCGAGCGGGAGCCCGAGCTCCACCGCCTCGACCAGGCCCGCACCCTGCGCCCCGACTGGTTCCAGGAGCCGTCGATGCTGGGCTACGCGGCCTACACCGAGCGGTACGCCGGAGACCTGCGCGGCGTCCAGGGGCGCCTGGACCACCTGCGGGAGCTCGGCGTCACCTACCTCCACCTCATGCCGGTCCTACAGCCGCGCGAGGGCGACAGCGACGGCGGCTACGCCGTGGCCGACTACCGCTCGGTGCGCCCCGACCTCGGCGACGTCGATGACCTGCGCGAGCTCGCCCGCGCGCTGCGCGCCCAGGGCACCTCGCTCGTGCTGGACCTCGTCCTCAACCACGTGGCCCGCGAGCACGAGTGGGCCCGCAGGGCCCGCGAGGGCGATCCCCGCTACCGCGCCTACTTCCACGTCCACCCCGACCGCGCCGTCCCCGACGCCTACGAGCGCACGCTCCCGGAGGTCTTCCCCGACTTCGCCCCCGGCAACTTCACCTGGGACGAGGAGCTCGAGGGGTGGGTCTGGACCACCTTCAACAGCTTCCAGTGGGACGTCGACTGGTCCAACCCGGACGTGCTGGTCGAGTACGCCGAGATCGTCCTGTTCCTGGCCAACCTCGGCGTGGAGGTGCTCCGCCTCGACGCGATCGCCTTCATCTGGAAGCGCCTGGGCACCGACTGCCAGAACCAGCCGGAGGTCCACAGCCTCACCCAGGTGCTGCGCGCGCTGACCCGCGTGGCGTGTCCCGGCGTGCTGCTCAAGGCCGAGGCGATCGTCTCCCCCCAGCAGCTGGTCGCCTACCTCGGCCAGGGCGAGCACCACGGCCGCGTGTCCGACCTGGCGTACCACAACACCCTCATGGTCCAGTTCTGGTCGATGATCGCCTCGCAGGACGCGCGCCTGGCGGCCCACGCGCTGCGCTCCCTGCCCGCGGCGCCCACGAGCGCGGCGTGGATCACCTACGTGCGCTGCCACGACGACATCGGCTGGGCCGTCAGCGACGAGGACGCCGCCGCGGTGGGCCTCAACGGGTTCGACCACCGCGCGTTCCTGTCCGACTGGTTCAGCGGCGCCTTCCCCGGCTCCACGGCCCGGGGCCTGGTCTTCCAGGAGAACCCCGTCACGCGCGACCGCCGCATCTCCGGGTCGGCGGCGGCGCTCACGGGCCTGGTGGACGCGCAGGTGGCCGGCGACCGCGCCGGCGTCGAGGCGGGCATCGCGAAGGTGCTCCTGGGCCACGCGCTGGTCATGGGGTGGGGTGGGATCCCGGTCATCTGGATGGGTGACGAGCTGGGCCTGCGCGGTGACGACGCCTGGGCCAGCGAGCCGGGCCACGAGTCCGACAACCGCTGGGCGCACCGCCCGTGGATGGACGAAGGCGCCCTGGCCGCACGTCACGACGAGGCGACGGTGCCCGGGCGGCTCTTCGCCGGGGTCCGCCACCTCGCGCAGGCACGTGCCCGCCTGCCCCACCTGCACGCCTCGGTGCCCTCCCAGGTGCTCGAGGTGCACGACCCGGGCGTCCTGCCCGTGCTGCGGCGCCACCCCGTGGGCGACCTGCTGTGCCTGTACAACACCACTGACGGGTGGCGGCACTACCCGGGGTGGCGCCTCGCCGAGCTGGGCCTCGACGGGGCCCGCGACGCCCTGACCGGACGCCCCGCGCACGTCGGAGATGACGGGAACGTCTGGCTCGCCCCCTGGTCGGCGGCGTGGCTGCACCGGGCCTGA
- a CDS encoding metal ABC transporter ATP-binding protein: MSRVGAADAPALSLRGAGLRYGEHEVWSGLDLDVHPGELVAVLGPNGSGKTSLVRAVLGQQPLTSGRLEVRGRPPRAGSSEIGYVPQQRLIDPMTPLRARDLVRQGLDGHRWGVPLPSRRVRARVDELLASVGATAYGDVPVGLLSGGEQQRVRVAQAVATDPALLLCDEPLLSLDLAHQREVVSVIDARRRAGTAVLFVTHEINPVLDVVDKVLYLAPAGHRVGTPDEVLTTASLTELYGTRVEVLHHAGRVLIAATGAQADHDCHPGQALAAGGAA, translated from the coding sequence CTGAGCCGGGTGGGCGCGGCGGACGCGCCCGCGCTGTCGCTGCGCGGCGCCGGGCTCCGCTACGGCGAGCACGAGGTCTGGTCCGGCCTCGACCTCGACGTGCACCCTGGGGAGCTGGTGGCCGTGCTGGGCCCCAACGGCTCGGGCAAGACCAGCCTGGTGCGGGCGGTGCTCGGCCAGCAGCCGCTCACGAGCGGTCGCCTGGAGGTGCGGGGTCGCCCTCCGCGCGCCGGCTCCTCCGAGATCGGCTACGTGCCCCAGCAGCGGCTCATCGACCCGATGACGCCCCTGCGCGCCCGCGACCTGGTGCGCCAGGGGCTCGACGGGCACCGCTGGGGCGTGCCCCTGCCCAGCCGGCGGGTGCGCGCCCGCGTGGACGAGCTGCTGGCCTCCGTGGGTGCCACCGCGTACGGCGACGTGCCGGTGGGGCTGCTCTCCGGCGGCGAGCAGCAGCGGGTCCGCGTCGCGCAGGCGGTGGCCACCGACCCCGCCCTGCTGCTGTGCGACGAGCCGCTGCTCTCCCTCGACCTGGCCCACCAGCGCGAGGTCGTCAGCGTCATCGACGCCCGACGGCGCGCCGGGACGGCGGTGCTCTTCGTCACCCACGAGATCAACCCCGTGCTCGACGTGGTGGACAAGGTGCTGTACCTGGCCCCCGCGGGCCACCGCGTGGGCACGCCCGACGAGGTGCTCACCACCGCCTCGCTCACCGAGCTGTACGGGACCCGTGTGGAGGTGCTCCACCACGCCGGGCGCGTGCTCATCGCCGCGACCGGAGCGCAGGCCGACCACGACTGCCACCCCGGCCAGGCGCTCGCCGCAGGAGGCGCCGCATGA
- a CDS encoding metal ABC transporter permease, with product MSWDAVINFDDYSRLLPLVTNSLWAAAALGLVGGLVGVLVAARDMAFAVHGISELSFAGAAAALLLSVDVVLGSVVGSLLAAVLIGVLGVRARDRNSIIGVLMPFGLGLGVLFLALYPGRSANKFGLLTGQVVAVDDPRLVTMLATSAVVLAVLAVVWRPLLFASVDPDGAAARGVPVRGLSLVFMVVLGLSVAMAVQVVGALLVLSLLITPAAAATRVSASPLWVPVLSVAFAVTSAVGGILLALGGTVPISPFVTTISFAIYVVCRVLGARRGRRGWTRRRPVPPARPGQPSGLAGSPV from the coding sequence ATGAGCTGGGACGCGGTCATCAACTTCGACGACTACTCGCGCCTGCTGCCCCTGGTCACCAACTCGCTGTGGGCCGCGGCGGCGCTGGGCCTGGTGGGCGGTCTGGTGGGGGTGCTCGTGGCGGCCCGCGACATGGCCTTCGCCGTCCACGGCATCTCCGAGCTGAGCTTCGCGGGGGCGGCAGCGGCGCTGCTGCTCTCGGTGGACGTGGTGCTGGGCTCGGTGGTCGGATCGCTGCTCGCCGCGGTGCTCATCGGGGTGCTGGGCGTGCGCGCCCGGGACCGGAACTCGATCATCGGCGTGCTCATGCCCTTCGGGCTGGGTCTGGGCGTGCTCTTCCTGGCGCTCTACCCGGGGCGGTCGGCCAACAAGTTCGGTCTGCTCACCGGGCAGGTGGTGGCCGTCGACGACCCGCGCCTGGTGACGATGCTGGCCACCTCCGCGGTCGTGCTCGCCGTGCTGGCCGTGGTGTGGCGCCCGCTGCTGTTCGCCAGCGTCGACCCCGACGGCGCCGCCGCGCGCGGGGTGCCGGTGCGCGGGCTGTCGCTGGTGTTCATGGTGGTGCTCGGGCTGTCCGTGGCCATGGCGGTGCAGGTGGTGGGGGCGCTGCTCGTGCTGTCGCTGCTCATCACCCCGGCCGCGGCCGCCACCCGGGTCTCCGCCTCGCCGCTGTGGGTGCCCGTGCTGTCGGTGGCCTTCGCGGTCACCTCCGCCGTGGGCGGCATCCTGCTGGCGCTGGGCGGGACCGTGCCCATCAGCCCGTTCGTCACCACGATCTCCTTCGCCATCTACGTGGTCTGCCGCGTGCTGGGCGCACGCCGCGGCCGGCGCGGCTGGACGCGGCGCCGCCCGGTGCCTCCGGCCCGTCCCGGCCAGCCCTCCGGGCTGGCCGGATCTCCGGTCTGA
- a CDS encoding putative protein N(5)-glutamine methyltransferase, giving the protein MARLRAAGCVFAEEEAALLLAEGSSAAALEERVRRRERGEPLELVLGWAEFAGLRVATATGVFVPRRRSELLVREGLAVLAERRSEGRGAARSAPGVAAPAVVVDLCCGTGAVGLAVAVAAARSGAPVELHAADLDPLATACAAQNLARHPTGPLGAHAHTGDLYAALPAQLRGRVDLLLVNAPYVPTGSVALMPPEARDHEPLTALDGGSDGLDVHRRVAAGAQEWLAPGGALLLETSEHQEAGTAAACRSGGLRPVVVHDDDRGAACVLARA; this is encoded by the coding sequence GTGGCCCGGCTCCGAGCGGCGGGCTGCGTGTTCGCCGAGGAGGAGGCCGCGCTGCTGCTCGCCGAGGGGTCCTCCGCGGCAGCGCTCGAGGAGCGCGTGCGCCGCCGCGAGCGCGGGGAGCCGCTGGAGCTGGTGCTCGGCTGGGCCGAGTTCGCCGGCTTGCGGGTGGCTACCGCCACCGGCGTGTTCGTGCCCCGGCGGCGCAGCGAGCTGCTGGTCCGGGAGGGGCTCGCCGTGCTCGCCGAGCGCCGGTCGGAAGGACGGGGGGCGGCGCGGTCGGCACCCGGGGTCGCAGCGCCCGCCGTCGTCGTCGACCTGTGCTGCGGGACGGGCGCCGTGGGGCTGGCGGTGGCGGTGGCCGCCGCGCGGTCCGGGGCGCCCGTGGAGCTGCACGCCGCCGACCTCGACCCGCTGGCCACGGCCTGCGCCGCCCAGAACCTCGCCCGGCACCCCACCGGGCCGCTGGGGGCGCACGCGCACACCGGAGACCTCTACGCGGCGCTGCCCGCGCAGCTGCGCGGGCGGGTGGACCTGCTGCTCGTCAACGCGCCCTACGTGCCCACCGGGTCGGTGGCGCTGATGCCGCCGGAGGCGCGCGACCACGAGCCCCTCACCGCGCTCGACGGCGGCTCCGACGGCCTGGACGTGCACCGCCGGGTGGCGGCGGGCGCTCAGGAGTGGCTGGCCCCGGGCGGGGCGCTGCTGCTGGAGACCAGCGAGCACCAGGAGGCGGGCACGGCGGCGGCCTGCCGGTCCGGCGGCCTGCGGCCGGTCGTCGTCCACGACGACGACCGGGGAGCGGCGTGCGTGCTCGCCAGGGCCTAG
- a CDS encoding SOS response-associated peptidase, whose product MCGRYASSRSDAQLVEDYAVDAVVGPEVGPSWNVAPTQQVRAVVEREPRDDEAAGSPAAGGDGKDGAQRQLRTLRWGLVPSWAKDPSVGSRMINARVETVTEKPAYKRAAARRRCLVPADGYFEWERRPAPDGSGKEVKVPHFLHAADGGPVTFAGLYELWRDPAAPDGQDPWLWTVTVITTQARDEAGRIHDRSPVVLPADFQGDWLDPALTDLDLVRQVLDAVPPPQLATHEVGRAVGSPRVNGPQLVLPLDQLEQQG is encoded by the coding sequence GTGTGCGGTCGCTACGCCAGCAGCAGGTCCGACGCCCAGCTCGTGGAGGACTACGCCGTCGACGCCGTGGTGGGCCCCGAGGTGGGCCCGTCGTGGAACGTCGCGCCGACGCAGCAGGTGCGCGCGGTGGTCGAGCGGGAGCCGCGGGACGACGAGGCCGCCGGCTCCCCCGCTGCCGGTGGCGACGGGAAGGACGGCGCCCAGCGGCAGCTGCGCACGCTGCGGTGGGGGCTGGTGCCGTCCTGGGCGAAGGACCCCTCGGTCGGCTCGCGGATGATCAACGCGCGCGTCGAGACGGTCACCGAGAAGCCCGCCTACAAGCGCGCCGCGGCCCGAAGGCGCTGCCTCGTGCCGGCCGACGGCTACTTCGAGTGGGAGCGCCGCCCGGCGCCCGACGGCTCCGGCAAGGAGGTCAAGGTGCCCCACTTCCTGCACGCGGCCGACGGCGGGCCGGTGACCTTCGCGGGGCTCTACGAGCTCTGGAGGGACCCGGCCGCACCCGACGGTCAGGACCCGTGGCTGTGGACGGTCACGGTCATCACCACGCAGGCCCGCGACGAGGCCGGGCGCATCCACGACCGCAGCCCCGTGGTGCTGCCCGCGGACTTCCAGGGCGACTGGCTCGACCCGGCGCTGACCGACCTCGACCTGGTGCGCCAGGTGCTCGACGCCGTACCGCCCCCGCAGCTGGCCACCCACGAGGTGGGCCGCGCCGTGGGCAGCCCGCGCGTCAACGGACCCCAGCTGGTGCTGCCCCTCGACCAGCTGGAGCAGCAGGGGTAG
- a CDS encoding Fur family transcriptional regulator, whose translation MTEEAPARNRPAQRRTGRQRAAVAAMLDSEPAFTSAQDLYARLREQGNPIGLATVYRALQALVEDGEVDVLRTGEDGEAVYRRCSTGHHHHLVCRRCGRAEEVEGSAVEAWARKTAAAHGFTDVDHVVEIFGTCADCAAAR comes from the coding sequence ATGACCGAGGAAGCTCCAGCCCGCAACCGCCCTGCTCAGCGCCGCACGGGACGCCAGCGGGCGGCGGTGGCCGCCATGCTCGACTCCGAGCCCGCGTTCACCAGCGCGCAGGACCTCTACGCGCGCCTGCGCGAGCAGGGCAACCCCATCGGCCTGGCCACGGTCTACCGGGCGCTGCAGGCGCTCGTGGAGGACGGCGAGGTCGACGTCCTGCGCACCGGGGAGGACGGCGAGGCCGTCTACCGGCGCTGCAGCACCGGGCACCACCACCACCTCGTCTGCCGCCGCTGCGGGCGCGCCGAGGAGGTGGAGGGCTCCGCCGTGGAGGCGTGGGCCCGCAAGACCGCCGCGGCGCACGGCTTCACCGACGTCGACCACGTGGTGGAGATCTTCGGCACCTGCGCCGACTGCGCCGCCGCCCGCTGA
- a CDS encoding metal ABC transporter solute-binding protein, Zn/Mn family → MLRPALRPVRALAVAGGLTSALLLSACGGGSTSPGAQASTGAPSTAAAGGKIALVASTDVWGSVAEAVGGDAVEVTSIINDPSQDPHSFEATTRDQLLVQDAKVVVMNGGGYDPFMTQLLSASGTKAPVVDAVEVSGLEGSQEASAEDHGAGHGGEHSDDHGDHADGGGHDHGEFNEHVWYDLGTAGKVAEAIAQQLSAVDPSGASTFQANAKAFTDGLAAVQQVEASVKTSSAGAGVAITEPVPDYMLEAMGLVVKTPEAFSEAVEEGTDVSPAVLADTKALFGDGAVKALVYNEQTTGAETEAVLDAAKAAGTAVVPVTETLPDGQDYTQWMTANAEAIRAAVQG, encoded by the coding sequence GTGCTCCGCCCTGCGCTCCGCCCCGTCCGCGCGCTCGCCGTCGCCGGCGGCCTGACCTCCGCCCTCCTGCTGTCCGCCTGCGGCGGCGGCTCGACGTCCCCCGGCGCCCAGGCCAGCACCGGAGCCCCCTCCACCGCCGCAGCCGGTGGCAAGATCGCCCTGGTGGCCTCCACCGACGTCTGGGGGAGCGTGGCCGAGGCCGTCGGCGGTGACGCGGTCGAGGTGACCTCGATCATCAACGACCCCAGCCAGGACCCGCACTCCTTCGAGGCCACCACGCGCGACCAGCTGCTGGTGCAGGACGCGAAGGTGGTCGTCATGAACGGCGGTGGCTACGACCCCTTCATGACGCAGCTGCTGTCGGCCTCCGGCACCAAGGCCCCCGTGGTCGACGCCGTCGAGGTCTCCGGCCTGGAGGGCTCGCAGGAGGCCTCCGCGGAGGACCACGGCGCCGGGCACGGCGGCGAGCACTCCGACGACCACGGTGACCACGCGGACGGCGGTGGCCACGACCACGGGGAGTTCAACGAGCACGTCTGGTACGACCTGGGCACCGCCGGGAAGGTCGCCGAGGCGATCGCCCAGCAGCTGTCCGCGGTCGACCCGTCCGGCGCGAGCACCTTCCAGGCCAACGCCAAGGCCTTCACCGACGGCCTGGCCGCCGTGCAGCAGGTCGAGGCGTCCGTGAAGACGAGCTCAGCGGGCGCGGGCGTGGCGATCACCGAGCCGGTGCCCGACTACATGCTCGAGGCGATGGGCCTGGTGGTGAAGACCCCCGAGGCCTTCTCCGAGGCCGTGGAGGAGGGCACCGACGTCTCCCCCGCGGTGCTGGCCGACACCAAGGCCCTGTTCGGCGACGGCGCCGTCAAGGCGCTGGTGTACAACGAGCAGACCACGGGTGCGGAGACCGAGGCCGTGCTGGACGCGGCGAAGGCCGCTGGCACCGCCGTGGTCCCCGTGACCGAGACGCTCCCCGACGGGCAGGACTACACGCAGTGGATGACCGCGAACGCCGAGGCGATCCGCGCCGCGGTCCAGGGCTGA
- a CDS encoding GlsB/YeaQ/YmgE family stress response membrane protein, whose translation MLGTIIGLIIIGIIAGYIARLVVPGRSGLGIGGTLLLGVVGSFVGGFLAYLLFRGGTGFVQPASWIGSIIGAIIVLAIYQATRGRSHSRA comes from the coding sequence ATGCTCGGAACCATCATCGGCCTCATCATCATCGGCATCATCGCCGGCTACATCGCCCGCCTGGTCGTGCCGGGCCGCTCGGGCCTCGGCATCGGCGGGACGCTGCTGCTGGGCGTCGTCGGGTCCTTCGTCGGGGGCTTCCTCGCCTACCTCCTCTTCCGCGGTGGCACGGGCTTCGTCCAGCCCGCCAGCTGGATCGGCTCGATCATCGGCGCGATCATCGTGCTGGCCATCTACCAGGCCACCCGCGGCCGCAGCCACAGCCGCGCCTGA